The following coding sequences lie in one Spinacia oleracea cultivar Varoflay chromosome 1, BTI_SOV_V1, whole genome shotgun sequence genomic window:
- the LOC130466331 gene encoding uncharacterized protein isoform X1, which yields MSYRTKRTLVAIDEGSSIAASKSPKSSDPSTQNWGPFSPPTLGVSQTFGTVSQPIKQPVAAKKTMVAPQSSLPRPTSMVSKPQLKALSKPSFTQTKPSSNPLQQPIPPTLTGTTQSRWYKGPTFPNLTEIATQKASTPNPHQPTMQPVLQPFKATLQPSLQPFKASQQPQTATNQPQKTTHQLHKATQQPQKATQQPVSSFTSVKPHLEKRAFVAPLGATKHVMSQSPTPPDTMAMKKRTGKQEGQLPPTYMHVSENAFQPLRSPPSNQVESEVMPNYNWDEFEESASESENEFDQGEGSDTAVKKATLRHRIIIPNWPESREFDEKVEAIAIDADGIRHLVKGPVLPRDVWHDAKGFRYIVKLNEFNQPIRKGGKILVSFLGDIAKNDSLCPVGVPSWRAVNNQLKTNVVTMIRKHFVLPDGPLVNKALVMRIDKPWNNHRYKLKRDFFDPVNKSREENYANVPDGVSTRSWTELVDYWLLPEAMEKSEMGKNARALQGNKHNSGATSFANRRVDMKEKKGVFSELAFFKSVYAKEDGSFKEGTLPHQFVEDANKKVQENLASSSSSKPVIEIENAVFNELMYKGEVPKRPLNYGFGVKQSDIFGVEGLLRKEGSSYVNNNAMEVENMKGEISVVKKQNEDLAQQNQVLNTKFEETTQSFKMIASFLGQVLKEVRKGNVSSNLLDGAESAINMITDDSGGNGDNQAEK from the exons ATGAGTTACAGGACTAAAAGAACATTGGTAGCTATTGACGAAGGGTCGAGCATTGCTGCATCCAAGTCCCCAAAATCTTCTGATCCATCCACCCAAAACTGGGGACCGTTCAGTCCTCCAACACTTGGAGTGTCACAGACATTTGGGACGGTATCACAACCCATTAAGCAACCAGTAGCTGCTAAAAAAACCATGGTTGCACCACAATCATCCTTGCCTCGGCCTACTTCCATGGTTTCAAAGCCACAACTGAAGGCATTATCAAAACCATCCTTTACCCAGACAAAACCATCCTCTAAcccattacaacaaccaattccGCCCACTCTTACAGGAACAACACAAAGTAGATGGTATAAAGGACCTACGTTTCCCAATCTGACTGAAATTGCAACACAAAAAGCGTCAACACCGAATCCACACCAGCCTACTATGCAGCCTGTGTTGCAGCCTTTCAAAGCTACCTTGCAGCCTTCTTTGCAGCCTTTCAAAGCTTCCCAACAGCCTCAAACAGCTACCAATCAGCCTCAAAAAACTACCCATCAGCTTCACAAAGCTACACAACAGCCTCAAAAAGCTACACAACAGCCGGTATCTTCTTTTACAAGTGTCAAACCACATTTAGAGAAAAGAGCATTTGTTGCACCTTTGGGAGCAACAAAACATGTGATGTCACAATCTCCTACACCACCAGACACCATGGCAATGAAAAAGAGAACCGGGAAGCAAGAAGGTCAGTTGCCTCCAACATACATGCATGTGAGTGAGAATGCATTTCAACCTCTGCGATCTCCTCCATCCAATCAGGTTGAGAGTGAAGTTATGCCAAACTACAACTGGGACGAATTTGAAGAATCGGCTTCTGAGAGTGAAAATGAATTTGATCAAGGAGAAGGAAGTGATACTGCTGTGAAGAAAGCAACACTTCGACATCGAATCATTATTCCAAATTGGCCAGAATCGAGGGAGTTTGATGAGAAGGTGGAGGCTATAGCTATAG ATGCTGATGGAATACGACATCTGGTAAAGGGACCAGTTCTGCCTCGAGACGTTTGGCATGATGCAAAGGGGTTCAGATACATTGTCAAGCTCAATGAATTCAACCAACCTATTCGAAAAGGTGGGAAGATCCTTGTGAGCTTCCTTGGAGATATTGCAAAAAATGATTCACTTTGTCCAGTGGGAGTCCCAAGTTGGCGTGCTGTGAACAATCAGTTAAAAACTAATGTTGTTACAATGATTCGG aaacattttgtGTTACCTGATGGACCTCTAGTTAACAAGGCACTAGTGATGCGTATTGACAAACCATGGAACAATCATCGATACAAATTGAAGAGGGATTTTTTCGATCCAGTGAATAAATCTCGAGAAGAGAACTATGCCAACGTGCCTGATGGAGTGTCCACTAGGAGTTGGAcggaattggtagattattggcttTTACCAGAGGCCATG gaaaaatctgaaatgggAAAAAATGCTCGAGCTTTACAAGGCAATAAGCACAACAGTGGTGCTACAAGCTTTGCTAATCGAAGAGTTGATATG aaagagaagaaaggagTGTTTAGCGAATTGGCATTTTTCAAATCAGTTTACGCCAAAGAAGATGGAAGCTTTAAAGAGGGCACACTTCCTCATCAATTTGTG GAGGATGCCAACAAAAAGGTCCAAGAAAATCTTGCGAGTTCCTCTTCTTCAAAGCCCGTAATTGAAATTGAGAATGCAGTCTTTAATGAGCTCATGTATAAAGGTGAAGTACCTAAACGTCCTCTGAATTATGGATTTGGAGTGAAGCAAAGCGACATCTTTGGAGTGGAAGGTTTGCTGAGGAAAGAAGGGTCAAGCTATGTTAACAACAATGCTATGGAAGTGGAGAACATGAAAGGTGAAATATCAGTTGTCAAGAAGCAAAATGAGGACCTTGCGCAACAAAATCAAGTTCTAAACACCAAGTTTGAAGAAACAACACAATCATTTAAAATGATTGCTTCTTTTTTGGGACAAGTTTTGAAGGAAGTACGCAAAGGGAATGTTTCATCGAACCTTTTAGATGGTGCGGAATCAGCAATAAATATG ATTACTGATGATTCTGGTGGCAATGGTGACAACCAGGCCGAGAAATGA
- the LOC130466331 gene encoding uncharacterized protein isoform X2 has protein sequence MVAPQSSLPRPTSMVSKPQLKALSKPSFTQTKPSSNPLQQPIPPTLTGTTQSRWYKGPTFPNLTEIATQKASTPNPHQPTMQPVLQPFKATLQPSLQPFKASQQPQTATNQPQKTTHQLHKATQQPQKATQQPVSSFTSVKPHLEKRAFVAPLGATKHVMSQSPTPPDTMAMKKRTGKQEGQLPPTYMHVSENAFQPLRSPPSNQVESEVMPNYNWDEFEESASESENEFDQGEGSDTAVKKATLRHRIIIPNWPESREFDEKVEAIAIDADGIRHLVKGPVLPRDVWHDAKGFRYIVKLNEFNQPIRKGGKILVSFLGDIAKNDSLCPVGVPSWRAVNNQLKTNVVTMIRKHFVLPDGPLVNKALVMRIDKPWNNHRYKLKRDFFDPVNKSREENYANVPDGVSTRSWTELVDYWLLPEAMEKSEMGKNARALQGNKHNSGATSFANRRVDMKEKKGVFSELAFFKSVYAKEDGSFKEGTLPHQFVEDANKKVQENLASSSSSKPVIEIENAVFNELMYKGEVPKRPLNYGFGVKQSDIFGVEGLLRKEGSSYVNNNAMEVENMKGEISVVKKQNEDLAQQNQVLNTKFEETTQSFKMIASFLGQVLKEVRKGNVSSNLLDGAESAINMITDDSGGNGDNQAEK, from the exons ATGGTTGCACCACAATCATCCTTGCCTCGGCCTACTTCCATGGTTTCAAAGCCACAACTGAAGGCATTATCAAAACCATCCTTTACCCAGACAAAACCATCCTCTAAcccattacaacaaccaattccGCCCACTCTTACAGGAACAACACAAAGTAGATGGTATAAAGGACCTACGTTTCCCAATCTGACTGAAATTGCAACACAAAAAGCGTCAACACCGAATCCACACCAGCCTACTATGCAGCCTGTGTTGCAGCCTTTCAAAGCTACCTTGCAGCCTTCTTTGCAGCCTTTCAAAGCTTCCCAACAGCCTCAAACAGCTACCAATCAGCCTCAAAAAACTACCCATCAGCTTCACAAAGCTACACAACAGCCTCAAAAAGCTACACAACAGCCGGTATCTTCTTTTACAAGTGTCAAACCACATTTAGAGAAAAGAGCATTTGTTGCACCTTTGGGAGCAACAAAACATGTGATGTCACAATCTCCTACACCACCAGACACCATGGCAATGAAAAAGAGAACCGGGAAGCAAGAAGGTCAGTTGCCTCCAACATACATGCATGTGAGTGAGAATGCATTTCAACCTCTGCGATCTCCTCCATCCAATCAGGTTGAGAGTGAAGTTATGCCAAACTACAACTGGGACGAATTTGAAGAATCGGCTTCTGAGAGTGAAAATGAATTTGATCAAGGAGAAGGAAGTGATACTGCTGTGAAGAAAGCAACACTTCGACATCGAATCATTATTCCAAATTGGCCAGAATCGAGGGAGTTTGATGAGAAGGTGGAGGCTATAGCTATAG ATGCTGATGGAATACGACATCTGGTAAAGGGACCAGTTCTGCCTCGAGACGTTTGGCATGATGCAAAGGGGTTCAGATACATTGTCAAGCTCAATGAATTCAACCAACCTATTCGAAAAGGTGGGAAGATCCTTGTGAGCTTCCTTGGAGATATTGCAAAAAATGATTCACTTTGTCCAGTGGGAGTCCCAAGTTGGCGTGCTGTGAACAATCAGTTAAAAACTAATGTTGTTACAATGATTCGG aaacattttgtGTTACCTGATGGACCTCTAGTTAACAAGGCACTAGTGATGCGTATTGACAAACCATGGAACAATCATCGATACAAATTGAAGAGGGATTTTTTCGATCCAGTGAATAAATCTCGAGAAGAGAACTATGCCAACGTGCCTGATGGAGTGTCCACTAGGAGTTGGAcggaattggtagattattggcttTTACCAGAGGCCATG gaaaaatctgaaatgggAAAAAATGCTCGAGCTTTACAAGGCAATAAGCACAACAGTGGTGCTACAAGCTTTGCTAATCGAAGAGTTGATATG aaagagaagaaaggagTGTTTAGCGAATTGGCATTTTTCAAATCAGTTTACGCCAAAGAAGATGGAAGCTTTAAAGAGGGCACACTTCCTCATCAATTTGTG GAGGATGCCAACAAAAAGGTCCAAGAAAATCTTGCGAGTTCCTCTTCTTCAAAGCCCGTAATTGAAATTGAGAATGCAGTCTTTAATGAGCTCATGTATAAAGGTGAAGTACCTAAACGTCCTCTGAATTATGGATTTGGAGTGAAGCAAAGCGACATCTTTGGAGTGGAAGGTTTGCTGAGGAAAGAAGGGTCAAGCTATGTTAACAACAATGCTATGGAAGTGGAGAACATGAAAGGTGAAATATCAGTTGTCAAGAAGCAAAATGAGGACCTTGCGCAACAAAATCAAGTTCTAAACACCAAGTTTGAAGAAACAACACAATCATTTAAAATGATTGCTTCTTTTTTGGGACAAGTTTTGAAGGAAGTACGCAAAGGGAATGTTTCATCGAACCTTTTAGATGGTGCGGAATCAGCAATAAATATG ATTACTGATGATTCTGGTGGCAATGGTGACAACCAGGCCGAGAAATGA
- the LOC130463650 gene encoding uncharacterized protein, whose amino-acid sequence MDKSWIDLPTGHHEYIDGCMEFIEFAKQDLVEGKIRCPCKNCKVEKWFSVNEVERHILFKGFYKPYKDWIFHGKGDTFQRMFESDGGITSEGSLDNQSGFVGRDNMGGLLRSAFSVNMPPNCPNLEAREDDEWIEEPLAYDTDVEYDYSTIEEDVTYKKLLEASEEKLYEGCINFSKLSFLLHLFHLKCMNHWSIESFNMLLKLILDAFPQILDFPSSYYYSKKMIKDLGLGYEKIDACPNNCMLYWGEFLKKDKCHVCGTSRWKKTKDRGNVVSDQGTDTCKKGVPAKVMRYFPLIPRLKRIYMSSSTAEDMRWHDTERLGEDDKKILRHPSDGLAWKEFDERHSDFALDPRSVRLGLASDGFNPYRLMNTTYSTWPVMLIPYNLPPWLCMKPSSFILSTLIPGKSGPGNDIDVYLQPLVHELKLLWTGVEAFDAFAGEKFNLRAALLWTINDFPGYAMLSGLSTKGYNACPICLDSTPSDRFGSKICYCSYRKWLPADHPYRCQGDKFCEKFGTNEWGKAPSRPSGTDILRQQEKVKHVYGKSKAPPKKRQRGHDDDDDVQDESDFGTKRSIFFDLVYWEHNLLRHNLDVMHIEKNVSENILGTLLSMDKSRDSRNDREALEAWRIKSHLWLSTNPNGGECMPPASYSMSTEEKERFLNVLQKIKVPDGYGSNLSSCVNMKQRKLINLKSHDNHVLMQDILPVALRASKATKVIDLLARLSSFFKKLCSTTIDPDDLDDLQNEIILTLCELEKEFLPSFFTIMVHLLIHLVEEVKLGGPVQYRWMYPIERLISYTSKLYSFYLIFHIYHILSTNVLFERYLSHLKSHVTNKAQPEGSIAEGFLLEETIRFCSRYLQGVKTIFNIPKRMDDDIPNPNDYLFNSGGRVIGKEVSIRLDDKSLKQAHRYILLHSDEIKGDLDEFLTEKRQMNLQNPVTESDESNWIINEFGGWLQNKVHYIDATTEDGKLRKALAGGLHSYGRKLKGYIINGYKFLSTDRDSRLLTQNSGIMVEADGDAYYGKVKHIYELDYYGDYKVVLFRCDWVDIHRGVKAYPNGGVCVNFSKLMHSGRLLQDDPFVFSSQAKQVFYIEDEIQKGWLHVVKNKPRDVFDLGDSLPVEEEGGTN is encoded by the exons ATGGATAAAAGTTGGATCGATCTACCCACTGGTCATCATGAATATATCGACGGTTGTATGGAATTTATTGAGTTTGCCAAGCAAGATCTAGTCGAAGGAAAAATTAGATGTCCATGTAAGAACTGTAAGGTAGAGAAATGGTTCTCCGTAAATGAAGTGGAGAGGCATATTTTGTTTAAGGGATTTTATAAGCCATATAAGGATTGGATTTTTCATGGTAAAGGGGATACGTTTCAGCGTAtgtttgagagtgatggagggaTTACTAGTGAAGGATCCCTTGATAACCAAAGTGGGTTTGTAGGTCGAGATAATATGGGAGGGCTATTAAGATCAGCATTTAGTGTTAATATGCCTCCCAATTGCCCAAATTTAGAAGCACGAGAGGATGATGAATGGATTGAGGAGCCCTTGGCCTATGACACAGATGTAGAATATGATTATTCTACAATAGAAGAAGATGTGACATATAAGAAGTTGCTTGAAGCTTCTGAGGAGAAATTGTACGAGGGGTGTATCAATTTTTcaaagttatcttttctgttaCACTTGTTTCACTTGAAGTGTATGAATCACTGGTCCATAGAATCTTTCAATATGTTGTTGAAGCTAATTCTAGATGCATTTCCTCAAATACTTGATTTTCCCTCATCTTATTATTACAGtaagaaaatgataaaagaCTTGGGCCTTGGGTATGAAAAGATTGATGCTTGTCCGAATAATTGCATGTTGTATTGGGGTGAATTTTTAAAGAAAGACAAGTGTCATGTTTGTGGTACATCGAGGTGGAAGAAAACTAAGGATAGGGGCAACGTTGTAAGTGATCAAGGTACGGATACTTGTAAGAAAGGTGTGCCAGCTAAGGTAATGCGATATTTCCCTCTTATACCGAGACTAAAAAGAATCTACATGTCATCATCAACAGCAGAAGATATGAGATGGCATGATACAGAGCGATTGGGTGAAGATGATAAGAAGATTTTAAGGCATCCTTCAGATGGCTTAGCATGGAAGGAATTTGATGAGCGTCACAGTGATTTTGCATTAGACCCTCGTAGTGTTCGATTAGGTcttgcgagtgatggttttaatCCTTACCGTTTAATGAACACCACTTATAGTACGTGGCCAGTGATGTTGATTCCTTATAATCTTCCACCATGGTTATGTATGAAACCGTCTTCTTTCATTCTGTCCACGCTTATTCCTGGAAAATCAGGTCCCGGAAATGATATTGACGTGTATCTGCAGCCATTAGTGCATGAATTGAAATTGCTGTGGACAGGGGTTGAAGCTTTTGATGCTTTTGCCGGAGAGAAATTTAATTTGCGTGCGGCTTTGCTTTGGACTATTAATGACTTTCCCGGCTATGCAATGCTCTCTGGTTTGAGCACAAAAGGTTACAATGCATGTCCTATATGCTTAGATTCCACGCCTTCTGATAGATTTGGGAGCAAGATTTGCTATTGTAGCTATAGAAAATGGTTACCTGCAGATCACCCATATCGATGTCAAGGTGACAAGTTTTGTGAGAAGTTTGGAACTAATGAGTGGGGTAAAGCCCCATCTCGTCCTAGCGGCACTGATATATTGAGGCAGCAAGAAAAGGTGAAGCATGTTTACGGAAAGTCGAAGGCACCACCGAAAAAGAGGCAAAGAGGACacgatgatgacgatgatgtcCAAGATGAAAGTGACTTTGGTACCAAGAGAAGCATATTCTTTGATTTGGTGTATTGGGAGCATAATCTTCTAAGGCATAATTTAGATGtgatgcacattgagaaaaacgTGTCTGAGAATATTTTGGGAACTCTTCTTAGCATGGATAAGAGTAGAGATAGTAGGAATGATCGAGAAGCCCTTGAAGCATGGAGAATAAAGTCTCACCTTTGGCTGAGTACTAATCCTAACGGAGGTGAATGCATGCCTCCGGCTTCCTATTCTATGTCTACGGAAGAGAAGGAGAGGTTCCTAAATGTTTTGCAGAAAATTAAAGTTCCTGATGGATATGGATCCAACCTTTCTAGTTGTGTGAATATGAAGCAAAGGAAGTTGATTAACCTCAAAAGTCATGACAACCATGTTCTAATGCAGGATATCCTTCCCGTTGCCTTAAGGGCCTCTAAAGCTACAAAAGTAATTGACTTGTTGGCTAGATTGTCTTCCTTTTTCAAGAAGTTGTGCTCTACAACTATTGATCCAGATGATTTAGATGATCttcaaaatgaaattattttaacTCTTTGTGAGTTGGAAAAGGAGTTTCTGCCTTCATTTTTCACAATCATGGTCCATTTGTTGATTCACTTAGTGGAGGAGGTTAAACTTGGTGGACCAGTGCAATACAGATGGATGTATCCCATTGAAAGGTTAATATCTTACACGTCTaaattatattctttttatttaatatttcacatttatcatatattaagTACAAATGTTTTATTTGAAAGGTACTTGTCCCATTTGAAATCACATGTAACCAATAAAGCCCAACCTGAAGGATCTATTGCAGAAGGCTTCCTTTTAGAGGAGACAATTAGGTTTTGTTCGAGATATCTTCAAGGTGTTAAGACCATTTTCAACATACCTAAAAGGATGGATGATGACATTCCAAATCCCAATGATTACTTGTTTAATTCTGGTGGTCGAGTTATTGGGAAGGAGGTCAGCATTCGCCTTGATGACAAAAGCTTAAAACAAGCTCATCGCTACATTTTGCTTCACTCTGATGAGATAAAAGGGGATCTGGA TGAATTTTTAACCGAGAAACGTCAAATGAACTTACAAAATCCTGTCACGGAGAGTGATGAAAGTAACTGGATCATCAATGAGTTTGGAGGGTGGCTGCAAAATAAG GTACATTACATAGATGCAACCACCGAAGATGGGAAACTAAGAAAAGCTTTGGCGGGTGGTTTGCATTCTTATGgtagaaaattaaaaggataCATAATCAATGGATACAAATTCCTTTCCACGGATCGCGATTCtcgtcttttgacacaaaattctGGAATTATGGTCGAAGCGGATGGAGATGCCTACTATGGAAAAGTGAAACATATCTATGAATTAGATTATTACGGAGATTACAAAGTTGTATTGTTTCGTTGTGATTGGGTAGACATTCATAGGGGTGTAAAAGCATATCCAAATGGCGGAGTATGTGTCAATTTCTCTAAATTGATGCATTCTGGACGATTGTTGCAAGATGATCCATTTGTATTCTCATCTCAAGCAAAACAAGTTTTTTACATAGAAGATGAGATACAAAAGGGATGGTTGCATGTTGTTAAGAACAAGCCTAGAGATGTGTTTGATTTAGGGGATTCTTTACCAGTAGAGGAAGAGGGTGGGACCAATTGA